In the Populus trichocarpa isolate Nisqually-1 chromosome 1, P.trichocarpa_v4.1, whole genome shotgun sequence genome, one interval contains:
- the LOC18095287 gene encoding PLASMODESMATA CALLOSE-BINDING PROTEIN 4 yields MASGGAVQCFTIFLLYLFLYPGHPSVAEMPILEPIQKYEVVGDENRMLISYSETAIQLDAVTGGVPIINPTNPGSGTTPVVNPVDSPPTPIGTNPIPTTPPAGMVPPAGMVPPATMNPPPATMNPPATTNPPATTNPTSSGGAWCIASPTASETALQVAIDYACGYGGTDCSALQPGGSCYNPNTIRDHASYAFNSYYQKNPVPTSCVFGGTAQLTTTDPSSGNCHYASSPTTPSISPPVNPAPTPPTPTTPPTPTMMTPTITSPGGPPTVYGVPEPVGQPSSATSVSCTLLFLFSTTGIVGSLLATKHL; encoded by the exons ATGGCTTCTGGAGGAGCTGTTCAATGTTTCACAATCTTCCTCTTGTATCTATTCCTCTATCCAG GTCATCCAAGTGTTGCTGAAATGCCGATTTTGGAACCAATCCAAAAATATGAAGTAGTAGGCGACGAAAACAGGATGCTCATCTCATATTCAGAGACCGCCATCCAACTAGATGCAGTTACAGGAGGGGTTCCCATTATCAATCCAACAAATCCGGGTTCTGGAACAACTCCTGTAGTAAATCCAGTAGACTCTCCTCCAACACCAATTGGAACCAACCCAATACCTACAACGCCCCCAGCTGGTATGGTGCCCCCCGCTGGTATGGTGCCCCCGGCCACTATGAACCCCCCACCAGCCACTATGAACCCCCCAGCTACCACAAATCCCCCAGCTACCACAAATCCGACCTCTTCAGGAGGAGCATGGTGTATTGCCAGCCCAACTGCTTCAGAAACTGCCTTGCAGGTAGCTATTGATTATGCTTGTGGCTATGGTGGTACAGACTGTTCCGCACTTCAACCGGGTGGAAGTTGTTATAATCCAAACACCATCCGTGATCATGCTTCTTATGCCTTCAATAGCTACTACCAGAAAAATCCAGTTCCCACAAGCTGCGTTTTTGGCGGAACAGCACAGCTTACCACCACTGATCCAA GCAGTGGAAACTGTCACTATGCATCATCACCCACAACACCCAG CATAAGTCCACCGGTCAACCCAGCACCAACTCCCCCAACCCCAACAACTCCCCCAACCCCAACAATGATGACTCCCACAATAACCTCACCGGGTGGACCACCAACAGTTTATGGCGTGCCGGAACCAGTTGGCCAGCCCAGCTCAGCCACCTCTGTTTCATGCACTTTACTTTTCCTCTTCTCTACAACTGGCATCGTGGGATCACTTCTTGCAACAAAACATCTCTAA
- the LOC18095285 gene encoding cold-regulated 413 inner membrane protein 1, chloroplastic: protein MSLLISISPPAAQSFFLADSSGSKKKQFLSIQNPLRSPTVTPLSSSFTTFNPLRLSIKSNEMMMKIKRKESGRGFGAVCHAGSLTTPSLPWISALSSAVLVLAKGTAVQKSFLVPLFALQAPPAVISWIKGEYGIWTAFLALLFRLFFFIPGELELPFMALLLVIVAPYQVMNIRGKQEGAIVGLVIAAYLAFQHFSRIGNMQRAFEQGSVVATIAVVCVVVTSCLLLI from the exons atgagtcTGCTGATATCTATATCACCACCAGCTGCACAGTCTTTCTTTCTCGCCGACAGCAGCGGCAGCAAGAAGAAGCAGTTTCTTTCTATACAAAACCCTCTTAGGTCTCCTACAGTCACACCACTCTCGAGCTCTTTCACCACCTTCAATCCTCTTAG ATTATCGATAAAGAGCAATGaaatgatgatgaagataaagAGGAAGGAATCGGGAAGAGGGTTTGGTGCTGTTTGTCATGCTGGATCCCTCACTACTCCTAGTCTCCCCTGGATTTCCGCTCTCTCTTCTGC GGTGTTGGTGCTGGCAAAAGGCACTGCTGTCCAAAAGTCCTTTCTTGTTCCTTTATTTGCTCTCCAAGCACCGCCAGCCGTCATTTCATGGATCAa GGGTGAATATGGCATTTGGACTGCATTTCTTGCCCTTCTCTTCcgtctctttttctttattccCG GTGAACTTGAGCTGCCGTTTATGGCGTTGCTCTTGGTAATTGTGGCTCCTTATCAAGTTATGAACATAAG GGGAAAGCAAGAAGGTGCTATTGTTGGCTTGGTGATTGCAGCCTATTTGGCTTTCCAGCATTTTTCACGGATAGGGAATATGCAGAGAGCATTTGAGCAAGGTTCAGTTGTTGCCACCATAGCTGTTGTGTGTGTTGTTGTCACATCTTGCTTGCTCTTGATCTGA
- the LOC112326292 gene encoding uncharacterized protein LOC112326292, translating into MKKKYEGNARVKRSILQALRKEFETLEMKSGEKVSVYFSRMMYVANKMRVHGERMVDVTIMEKILRSLTYKFNYIVCSIEESKDIDSLSIDELQSSLIVHEQKFHKHDREEQALKVTHEERSGG; encoded by the coding sequence ATGAAGAAGAAGTACGAAGGAAATGCAAGAGTGAAGCGGTCAATTCTTCAAGCTCTTCGTAAAGAGTTTGAAACCTTAGAGATGAAGTCAGGTGAGAAAGTTTCAGTTTACTTCTCAAGGATGATGTATGTGGCTAATAAAATGAGGGTGCATGGTGAACGAATGGTTGATGTTACAATTATGGAGAAAATACTTCGATCCTTAACATACAAGTTTAATTACATTGTTTGTTCTATTGAGGAGTCGAAGGATATTGACAGTCTATCCATTGATGAGTTGCAAAGCTCTTTAATTGTTCACGAGCAGAAGTTTCACAAGCATGATAGAGAAGAACAAGCCTTGAAAGTAACTCATGAGGAGAGATCAGGAGGATGA